From one Bacteroidota bacterium genomic stretch:
- a CDS encoding UbiA family prenyltransferase translates to MKNYLSLVKFSHTVFALPFAMIGFSLAVKDNPGSFSYLLALKVLLCMIFARTAAMAFNRWADRNIDAKNPRTLIREIPSGIISADSALRFTILNCIGFVITTWFINPLCFALSFVALAVVLGYSYTKRFTALCHLVLGLGLSLAPIGAWIAVTGSFSLLPLLFSFAVLCWVSGFDIIYALQDEQFDKNLQLYSIPRIVGPSNALRISRNLHVAAALFLLTGGLQGHFGAIYFAGWGIFSSLLIYQHTLVKANDISRVNLAFFTTNGIASVTFAVFPLPIF, encoded by the coding sequence ATTAAAAATTACCTCTCGCTCGTAAAATTCTCTCACACGGTATTTGCACTGCCCTTTGCCATGATTGGATTTTCGCTGGCTGTAAAAGATAATCCCGGTTCCTTCTCCTACCTTCTCGCATTGAAGGTGTTGCTTTGTATGATCTTTGCACGCACGGCAGCCATGGCTTTTAACCGATGGGCCGACAGGAATATTGATGCGAAAAATCCACGAACCTTAATTCGGGAAATCCCGTCAGGTATAATCAGCGCTGATTCCGCTCTTCGGTTCACGATTCTTAACTGCATTGGTTTTGTGATCACCACCTGGTTCATCAATCCCTTGTGTTTTGCACTTTCATTTGTTGCATTGGCCGTTGTACTTGGCTATTCCTATACGAAAAGATTTACTGCACTCTGTCATTTAGTACTTGGCCTGGGATTATCTCTGGCACCCATCGGAGCATGGATTGCTGTGACCGGTTCTTTCTCTTTACTTCCTCTTCTATTTTCCTTCGCTGTACTTTGCTGGGTAAGTGGTTTCGATATTATCTATGCGTTACAGGATGAGCAATTCGATAAAAATCTTCAACTCTATTCCATACCCCGCATTGTTGGTCCATCAAATGCGTTGAGAATTTCCAGAAACCTGCACGTGGCTGCTGCTCTTTTTCTACTTACAGGTGGGTTGCAAGGTCATTTTGGAGCTATTTATTTTGCAGGCTGGGGTATTTTTTCATCATTACTGATTTATCAACATACCTTAGTAAAAGCAAATGATATCAGCAGAGTAAATCTCGCATTTTTTACTACTAACGGAATCGCCAGTGTGACATTTGCGGTTTTTCCATTACCGATATTCTAA
- a CDS encoding T9SS type A sorting domain-containing protein translates to MRSNDNIQISGVVVYNSLGERILDNKPTLLTEEMTLSLSGFPSGIYMIVTDLKNGKRFSGTIIKE, encoded by the coding sequence GTGCGCAGTAACGATAATATTCAAATCAGTGGCGTGGTAGTCTATAATTCATTAGGGGAGCGGATTCTTGACAATAAGCCTACTTTACTAACTGAAGAAATGACTTTATCGCTTTCCGGATTCCCTTCCGGCATCTACATGATTGTGACGGACCTGAAGAATGGAAAACGCTTTTCAGGTACAATAATTAAAGAATAA
- a CDS encoding S8 family serine peptidase has protein sequence MRVLLLLLLSLMTSLAIGQQTRLSYRLQNIALEREKMNEPIAVLIKGDVISLKEEIKRLNGVVKFTSGNICSAILPAGNLLTLSDNAKVVRIEEGRVNVQALNDKMLINNRIDLVHQGVSPLIQGYDGSGVVVGIIDTGLDFTHPDFKDSLGQSRVLWIWDHLLANGSNTPMPYNYGQEFSKAAIDVGNASTHVDQTAHGTHVTGIAAANGDSLAAFKGAAPKADIIAVSLNFNIDDETWLSSIADAVHYIFSKADSLNKPCVINISAGTYLGSHDGKDLQAEAIDNLITAKNGRMVVAAAGNAGNFPLHLRHQPNNDSTFTWFRQTSPNPVYIEFWADTANLNGVQFTIGADMITPSYTNRAQLPWTTITPQLGVLGSDTLWSFNGNRIAIIQTYGQLIGNKYSMVYNIIPDSTTYYFRLMAKGTGSYDVWNWDMVYSGLPSSASYPAIVKYKMPDLAQNICSSFQCSDIVLCVGQYVNRNNYIDVNGNLQTFATTEGALGASSSRGPTRDGRIKPDITSTGEVTLASLKLSSAAWFLANQPFKLAQGGMHIRDGGTSSAAPVVAGAIALYLQKNPSADWQDIRNRVLLCSKQDNFTGSNLPNNNWGIGKFDAFSMVSGCAALSVDEKRAGNC, from the coding sequence ATGCGTGTACTACTACTTCTTCTGCTTAGCCTTATGACCTCTTTGGCCATTGGTCAACAAACCCGGTTGAGCTATCGTCTGCAAAATATAGCTCTTGAAAGAGAGAAAATGAATGAGCCAATCGCCGTGCTCATTAAGGGAGATGTGATCTCTTTGAAAGAAGAAATAAAGCGATTGAACGGAGTTGTAAAATTCACTTCCGGGAATATATGTTCGGCCATTCTTCCTGCAGGAAACCTCTTGACGCTAAGCGACAACGCTAAAGTGGTGCGTATCGAAGAGGGCCGGGTCAACGTGCAGGCCTTAAATGATAAAATGCTGATCAATAATCGCATTGATCTGGTGCATCAGGGCGTTTCACCGTTGATTCAGGGATACGATGGTTCGGGAGTTGTTGTGGGAATCATTGATACAGGCCTGGATTTTACACATCCCGATTTCAAAGATAGTTTAGGGCAAAGTCGTGTGTTGTGGATATGGGATCATTTGCTCGCGAATGGCTCCAATACGCCGATGCCTTATAACTACGGACAAGAATTTTCTAAAGCAGCTATTGACGTCGGAAATGCATCAACCCATGTAGACCAAACTGCGCACGGCACACATGTTACCGGAATTGCGGCAGCTAACGGAGATTCACTTGCTGCTTTTAAAGGTGCTGCACCGAAAGCGGATATTATCGCCGTATCGCTTAACTTCAATATCGACGATGAAACCTGGCTGAGCAGTATTGCCGATGCCGTACATTATATTTTCTCTAAAGCAGATTCATTGAACAAACCTTGTGTCATCAATATCAGTGCAGGCACCTATTTAGGATCGCATGATGGAAAAGATTTGCAGGCAGAAGCCATCGACAATCTCATCACTGCAAAAAATGGCAGAATGGTAGTAGCTGCAGCAGGTAATGCCGGTAACTTTCCACTCCACCTCCGACATCAACCGAATAACGATTCCACCTTTACCTGGTTTCGACAAACCTCCCCCAATCCGGTTTATATTGAATTCTGGGCGGACACTGCCAATTTAAATGGGGTACAATTTACGATCGGCGCAGATATGATCACTCCTTCATATACCAACCGTGCACAGCTTCCCTGGACCACGATCACTCCTCAACTTGGTGTTCTGGGAAGTGATACATTATGGAGTTTTAACGGAAACAGAATTGCCATTATTCAGACTTACGGACAATTAATTGGCAACAAGTATAGTATGGTGTACAACATCATTCCTGATTCCACCACTTACTATTTCCGTCTCATGGCTAAGGGGACGGGCTCCTATGATGTCTGGAATTGGGACATGGTTTATTCCGGATTACCTTCTTCTGCTTCTTACCCTGCCATCGTCAAATACAAGATGCCTGATTTGGCACAAAATATTTGCAGTTCCTTCCAATGCAGTGATATCGTTTTATGTGTGGGTCAATATGTAAATAGAAATAATTACATTGATGTAAATGGAAATCTTCAAACCTTCGCCACCACAGAGGGGGCGCTGGGAGCGAGTTCGAGTCGTGGACCGACACGCGATGGCCGGATAAAACCGGATATCACTTCGACAGGAGAGGTGACCTTAGCTTCTTTAAAACTATCCAGTGCCGCCTGGTTTTTGGCGAATCAACCGTTCAAGCTGGCACAAGGTGGAATGCATATACGTGATGGAGGAACTTCCTCAGCAGCTCCGGTCGTAGCAGGTGCGATTGCCTTATATCTACAAAAAAATCCATCTGCAGATTGGCAGGATATCCGCAACCGTGTGCTTCTCTGTTCCAAACAGGATAATTTTACAGGAAGCAACCTTCCAAACAATAACTGGGGAATAGGAAAGTTCGATGCATTTAGCATGGTGAGTGGTTGTGCCGCTTTATCTGTAGATGAAAAGAGAGCAGGCAACTGTTGA
- the ettA gene encoding energy-dependent translational throttle protein EttA: MADDRKIIFSMVGVSKVYPPQKQVLKNIYLSFFYGAKIGILGLNGSGKSTLLRIIAGLEKSFQGEVVFSPGYRVGFLSQEPDLDENKTAREIVMEGVQPIVDLLKEYEDVNNKLGEPLDDDAMNKLIERQADLMDKIDAAGAWELDNRVEVAMDALRCPEPETPVSILSGGERRRLALCRLLLQEPEILLLDEPTNHLDAESVEWLEHHLQQYKGTVIAVTHDRYFLDNVAGWILELDRGEGIPWQGNYSSWLEQKGKRLEQEEKTESKRRKTLERELEWVRMSPKARHAKSKARLQAYDKMVNEETKDKEDKLEIFIPAGPRLGSQVIEADHVSKGYGDRLLIDDLSFALPQAGIVGIIGPNGVGKTTLFRMIMGIEEPDSGTFKVGETVVVGYVDQSHKDLLPEKTVFEVISGGSDSIMIGNKSVNARSYISKFNFNGADQGKKVGVLSGGERNRVHLAMTLKTGANVLLLDEPTNDIDINTLRALEEALENFAGCAVIISHDRWFLDRVCTHILAFEGDSQVYFFEGGYTDYEEAKKKRLGNVEPKRFRYKKLTTS; the protein is encoded by the coding sequence ATGGCGGACGATCGCAAAATTATTTTTTCAATGGTTGGGGTAAGTAAAGTTTATCCCCCTCAAAAACAAGTACTTAAGAATATCTATCTGAGTTTCTTTTACGGGGCTAAGATTGGAATTCTCGGTTTAAACGGTTCCGGAAAATCAACCTTGCTGCGAATTATCGCGGGTTTGGAAAAATCTTTCCAGGGCGAAGTAGTATTCTCTCCCGGCTACAGAGTGGGATTTCTTTCACAGGAACCGGATCTGGATGAAAATAAAACAGCAAGGGAAATTGTGATGGAAGGCGTGCAGCCAATTGTTGATTTGCTAAAGGAGTACGAAGATGTCAACAATAAATTGGGTGAACCCCTCGATGATGATGCGATGAATAAGCTCATCGAACGTCAGGCGGATTTGATGGATAAAATTGATGCCGCCGGAGCATGGGAACTGGATAATAGAGTGGAAGTGGCCATGGATGCGCTGCGTTGTCCTGAACCGGAAACTCCTGTGAGTATTTTATCAGGTGGAGAACGTCGAAGACTGGCACTTTGTCGTTTATTGTTGCAGGAGCCGGAGATTTTATTGCTGGATGAGCCTACCAACCATCTGGATGCGGAGAGCGTGGAATGGTTGGAGCATCATTTGCAACAATACAAAGGCACCGTAATTGCGGTAACCCACGACCGTTATTTCCTTGATAATGTTGCCGGATGGATTTTAGAGCTGGATCGCGGGGAAGGAATTCCATGGCAGGGAAATTATTCCAGTTGGCTGGAACAAAAAGGGAAACGTTTAGAGCAGGAAGAAAAGACAGAGAGCAAGCGTCGTAAAACCCTGGAGCGGGAGTTGGAGTGGGTGAGGATGTCTCCTAAGGCCAGACATGCCAAGTCCAAAGCACGTTTGCAGGCTTATGATAAAATGGTGAATGAGGAGACAAAAGATAAAGAAGATAAACTGGAGATTTTCATTCCTGCAGGGCCGCGTTTGGGATCGCAGGTGATTGAAGCGGATCATGTGAGTAAAGGTTATGGGGATCGCTTGCTGATTGATGACCTTAGTTTTGCATTGCCCCAGGCGGGTATTGTCGGTATCATCGGACCAAACGGTGTAGGTAAAACGACATTGTTCAGAATGATTATGGGAATAGAAGAGCCTGATAGTGGAACATTCAAAGTAGGTGAAACTGTGGTTGTAGGATACGTTGATCAAAGTCACAAAGATCTCCTTCCGGAGAAGACGGTATTCGAGGTGATTTCAGGCGGATCGGATAGCATCATGATTGGCAATAAGAGTGTAAATGCGAGAAGTTATATTTCTAAATTCAATTTCAACGGAGCGGATCAGGGAAAGAAAGTAGGTGTATTATCGGGTGGAGAACGAAATCGTGTCCATTTGGCGATGACGCTTAAAACAGGTGCCAATGTATTGTTGCTGGATGAACCGACCAATGATATTGACATCAATACCCTCCGGGCATTGGAAGAAGCTCTGGAAAATTTTGCAGGATGCGCGGTTATTATCTCCCATGATCGCTGGTTCCTTGACCGTGTGTGTACACATATTCTCGCCTTTGAAGGTGATTCACAAGTGTACTTCTTTGAAGGTGGTTACACCGACTATGAAGAAGCCAAGAAGAAACGTTTGGGTAATGTGGAACCGAAGCGATTCAGGTATAAGAAGCTGACTACATCGTAA
- a CDS encoding histidine--tRNA ligase: MRPSIPKGTRDFSPEDMLKRNYVFDTIRSSFQRFGYLPLETPSMENLDTLMGKYGEEGDKLIFKILNSGNYFSSFKDDQEILEMKSRGERTFSMKISEKALRYDLTVPFARYVVMHQHEITFPFKRYQIQPVWRADRPQKGRYREFYQCDADVIGTNSLLCELELMQLMDDVFAKLDLKVLIQINNRKILSGIAEVLGETERIIDITVAIDKLDKIGVEKVKEELRSKGVSENAIEGLQPLLEFKGDDAAKLNLLKQLLAKSEIGKQGIAEVEQLFGYAGHVSFSHVRYELDITLARGLNYYTGAIFEVKVDDPRSSFTSSICGGGRYDDLTGIFGLPGMSGVGISFGADRICDVLEEAKLFPDQNPAATKILVVNFGEEDIPYALGVLQQLRKAGVNAEMYPDPAKMKKQFSYADDRGIPFVLVAGSEERKAGTVVLKNMKEGSQQPLAVDELISMMVSNTN, from the coding sequence ATGCGCCCTTCTATTCCCAAAGGAACCCGGGATTTCTCTCCCGAAGATATGTTGAAAAGAAATTATGTCTTTGATACTATTCGTTCTTCCTTTCAGCGGTTTGGTTACCTTCCACTTGAAACGCCTTCCATGGAAAATCTGGATACGCTCATGGGGAAGTATGGGGAAGAGGGAGATAAGTTGATTTTTAAAATTCTTAATTCCGGAAATTATTTTTCTTCCTTTAAGGATGATCAGGAAATACTGGAGATGAAATCAAGAGGAGAGCGAACGTTTTCAATGAAGATTTCCGAGAAAGCCCTCCGCTACGACCTCACCGTTCCATTCGCACGCTACGTGGTCATGCATCAGCACGAGATTACTTTTCCGTTCAAGCGTTATCAGATCCAGCCGGTATGGAGAGCCGATCGTCCGCAGAAAGGGAGGTACCGTGAGTTTTATCAATGCGATGCAGATGTGATCGGCACGAATTCATTGTTATGCGAACTGGAGTTGATGCAGTTAATGGACGATGTATTTGCGAAACTGGATTTGAAAGTCTTGATTCAGATTAACAATAGAAAAATTTTATCCGGAATAGCAGAAGTGTTGGGCGAGACCGAACGCATTATTGATATTACCGTCGCTATTGATAAATTGGATAAGATTGGGGTGGAGAAAGTGAAGGAAGAGCTTCGTAGTAAAGGAGTCAGTGAAAATGCCATTGAAGGGTTGCAACCCTTGCTGGAGTTTAAAGGGGATGATGCAGCGAAGTTGAATTTATTGAAGCAACTGTTGGCGAAATCAGAAATTGGTAAGCAAGGGATAGCCGAAGTGGAACAGTTGTTTGGTTATGCCGGCCATGTTTCGTTCAGCCATGTCCGTTATGAGTTGGATATTACGCTCGCCCGTGGATTGAATTATTATACGGGTGCGATTTTTGAAGTGAAGGTGGATGATCCCCGCTCTTCTTTTACGTCGAGTATTTGCGGCGGTGGACGATACGATGATCTTACGGGAATTTTTGGATTGCCCGGAATGTCGGGAGTGGGTATTTCATTTGGTGCGGACCGTATTTGCGATGTGCTGGAAGAAGCAAAACTTTTTCCGGATCAAAACCCTGCGGCGACGAAGATATTGGTGGTGAACTTTGGTGAAGAAGATATTCCCTACGCGCTAGGGGTGTTGCAACAGTTGAGAAAAGCCGGTGTCAACGCTGAAATGTATCCCGATCCGGCGAAGATGAAGAAACAGTTTTCGTATGCAGATGACAGAGGTATTCCCTTCGTCCTGGTTGCGGGATCTGAAGAGCGCAAGGCCGGTACTGTGGTGTTAAAGAACATGAAGGAAGGTTCACAGCAGCCATTAGCAGTGGATGAATTAATTTCAATGATGGTCAGTAATACAAATTAA
- the hutH gene encoding histidine ammonia-lyase, translated as MVHIISSQHITFDQIREILKKDSTLVLGDDAKKKIQTCRDFLDAKMDGSNTAYYGINTGFGALYDKSISESDLGLLQQNLVMSHACGTGDEVSEEIVRLMLFLKIQGLSYGNSGVQVETVQLLIEFFNRGILPVVYEQGSLGASGDLAPLAHLSLPLIGMGEVRVNGEKIAAEEALSKHGLKPVSLKSKEGLALLNGTQFMNAYGVWSVLQSYKLERAADVIGALSLDGYDGRLDPFHHLVHEVRPHAGQIDTALRFRLLLKGSQMIERKKKHVQDPYAFRCIPQVHGATKDTLNYVANVFFTEMNSVTDNPTVFPQQDLIISAGNFHGQPLALAMDFLAIAMAELGSISERRTYQLIAGLRELPPFLVANPGLDSGFMIPQYTAASIVSQNKQLCTPASVDSIVSSNGQEDHVSMGANAATKLRKVVLNIEKVLAIELMNASQAMEFRRPLRTSDNLELLLKDFRKVVPFVEKDRVLYKDIEAAVQFLRNYSFDKL; from the coding sequence ATGGTTCATATTATTTCATCTCAACACATCACATTTGATCAGATCAGGGAAATTCTGAAGAAGGATTCGACGCTGGTTTTAGGTGATGATGCTAAGAAGAAGATTCAAACATGCCGCGATTTTCTTGATGCAAAAATGGATGGCAGCAATACCGCTTATTATGGAATAAATACCGGCTTCGGGGCGCTTTATGATAAATCCATTTCAGAAAGTGATTTGGGTTTGTTGCAGCAGAACCTGGTGATGTCTCATGCCTGCGGTACGGGTGATGAGGTGTCGGAGGAGATCGTTCGCCTGATGCTCTTTCTGAAAATACAGGGCTTGAGTTATGGCAATAGTGGTGTGCAGGTGGAAACCGTGCAGTTGCTGATAGAATTTTTTAACAGAGGAATTTTGCCTGTGGTCTACGAGCAAGGTTCCTTAGGTGCTTCTGGAGATCTCGCTCCATTGGCTCATCTTTCATTGCCTTTAATTGGAATGGGAGAGGTGCGGGTGAATGGAGAGAAAATCGCTGCTGAAGAAGCGCTGAGTAAACATGGACTGAAACCGGTTTCATTAAAATCGAAGGAAGGTTTGGCCTTACTCAATGGAACACAGTTTATGAATGCTTATGGTGTTTGGTCGGTGCTGCAGAGTTATAAGCTGGAGAGGGCAGCTGATGTTATTGGTGCGCTTTCCCTGGATGGTTATGATGGACGCTTAGATCCCTTCCACCATTTGGTGCATGAAGTGCGACCACATGCCGGACAAATAGATACAGCATTACGTTTTCGGTTGCTGTTGAAAGGAAGTCAGATGATAGAGCGAAAGAAAAAACATGTTCAGGATCCCTATGCTTTTCGTTGTATCCCGCAGGTGCATGGGGCGACGAAGGATACATTGAATTATGTGGCGAATGTATTTTTCACCGAGATGAATTCGGTAACAGATAACCCTACGGTGTTTCCACAACAGGATTTGATCATTTCAGCAGGAAACTTTCACGGACAGCCACTGGCGTTAGCGATGGATTTTCTCGCTATTGCAATGGCAGAGTTGGGAAGTATCAGTGAAAGAAGAACCTATCAGTTAATAGCAGGGTTGCGCGAATTACCTCCCTTTCTGGTCGCCAATCCCGGACTCGATTCCGGTTTTATGATTCCGCAGTACACGGCGGCTTCCATTGTGAGTCAGAATAAACAATTATGTACACCTGCTTCTGTAGATTCCATTGTATCTTCCAACGGACAGGAAGATCATGTGAGTATGGGAGCCAATGCGGCTACCAAACTTCGCAAGGTGGTGTTGAATATTGAGAAAGTGCTTGCCATTGAATTGATGAATGCTTCACAGGCGATGGAATTCCGCCGACCTCTCCGCACTTCTGATAATCTTGAACTTTTACTGAAAGATTTCAGAAAGGTGGTTCCCTTTGTAGAAAAGGATCGTGTCTTGTATAAAGATATTGAAGCGGCAGTGCAGTTCTTGCGAAATTATTCTTTTGATAAATTATAA
- a CDS encoding peptidase C1, with protein MKKILLLMLPVIAAISGVVAQAPKKDVLEVRPYKPGFYDMDIMKGVEDFEEQKVPKKQKPLYKIDVNKIGWYPKSVDEFSTWWKNNPISQGNTSTCWSYSTTSYFETEVYRLTGQAVKISEMFTTYWEYVEKARGFVRQRGTTLFDEGSEGNAVVRIYKMYGAVPLESYSGLLPGQTYHNHEKMAAEMKAYLQSVKAMNAWNEEDVISTIKSIMHHYMGVPPATVKVNGKDLTPKKYLSDVLKLNMEDYVDITSIMTKPYWTKVEYEVPDNWWHDSSYYNVPLEDYMAVIKLAVRKGFTTMIGGDVSEPGFDPWNQIAVVPSFDIPSEYIDESARMIRFANGSTTDDHGMHLVGYLEKDGKDWYLVKDSGSGSRNCGKESKNFGFYFMHEDYVKLKMMGILIHRDIVKDLLKKFKA; from the coding sequence ATGAAAAAAATACTGCTCCTAATGTTACCGGTCATCGCTGCTATTTCCGGTGTGGTTGCTCAGGCACCAAAAAAGGATGTGTTGGAAGTTCGTCCTTATAAACCCGGATTTTATGATATGGATATCATGAAGGGCGTCGAGGATTTCGAGGAACAGAAAGTTCCTAAAAAGCAGAAGCCGCTGTATAAAATTGATGTCAATAAAATTGGTTGGTATCCTAAATCGGTGGATGAATTCAGTACCTGGTGGAAGAACAATCCCATCTCTCAAGGTAATACCAGTACCTGTTGGTCGTATAGTACCACTTCTTATTTTGAGACGGAGGTGTATCGCCTAACGGGACAGGCTGTTAAAATTTCCGAGATGTTCACTACCTATTGGGAATATGTGGAGAAGGCGAGAGGATTTGTCAGACAAAGGGGAACGACGCTGTTTGATGAAGGATCTGAAGGCAATGCGGTGGTACGGATTTATAAAATGTATGGCGCTGTGCCATTAGAGAGTTATAGCGGACTCTTGCCCGGTCAAACGTATCATAATCATGAAAAGATGGCTGCAGAAATGAAGGCCTATCTGCAGAGTGTAAAGGCGATGAATGCCTGGAATGAAGAGGACGTCATCAGTACCATTAAATCCATCATGCATCATTATATGGGAGTTCCACCGGCTACAGTTAAAGTAAATGGCAAGGACCTTACTCCTAAAAAATACCTGAGTGATGTATTGAAATTAAATATGGAGGACTATGTGGATATTACTTCCATCATGACAAAACCCTATTGGACAAAAGTAGAATACGAAGTGCCTGACAACTGGTGGCATGATAGTTCTTACTACAACGTACCGCTCGAAGATTATATGGCCGTAATTAAATTAGCAGTCAGAAAGGGATTTACTACTATGATTGGAGGAGATGTTTCAGAGCCCGGTTTTGATCCCTGGAATCAGATTGCCGTGGTACCCAGCTTTGATATTCCCTCAGAGTATATTGATGAAAGTGCCCGAATGATTCGGTTTGCGAATGGCAGTACTACGGATGATCATGGAATGCATTTGGTGGGTTATCTTGAAAAAGACGGTAAGGACTGGTATCTCGTAAAAGACTCCGGTTCGGGATCCCGTAATTGCGGAAAGGAGAGTAAGAACTTTGGATTCTATTTCATGCATGAGGATTATGTAAAGTTAAAGATGATGGGAATTCTGATTCATAGGGATATAGTGAAAGATCTGCTGAAGAAGTTTAAGGCTTGA
- a CDS encoding glutathione peroxidase, translating to MRSLFYQVLRRVVSNKRMDNTHNIPPAQDIYAIPVMSIQGEEMTLEKFKGKKILIVNTASECGYTPQYESLQKLHELHGKKIAVLGFPCNDFGAQEPDDEKAISSFCELNYGVTFPLFSKIHVVGKEKHPLYAWLSDPAKNGWNSQKPTWNFCKYLVDEEGKLLHFFNAAVDPLDKLITG from the coding sequence ATGAGATCTTTGTTTTATCAAGTATTAAGACGAGTTGTAAGTAATAAGCGCATGGACAATACCCATAATATTCCACCTGCTCAGGACATCTATGCCATCCCGGTGATGAGCATCCAAGGTGAGGAGATGACATTGGAAAAGTTTAAAGGCAAGAAAATACTTATCGTAAATACAGCTTCTGAATGCGGCTATACTCCTCAATACGAGTCCTTGCAAAAACTGCATGAGCTGCACGGGAAGAAGATAGCGGTGCTGGGTTTTCCATGCAATGATTTTGGAGCGCAGGAGCCCGATGATGAAAAGGCAATCAGTTCATTTTGCGAATTAAATTATGGAGTTACTTTTCCCCTGTTTAGCAAGATTCATGTAGTAGGTAAGGAGAAGCATCCCTTGTATGCATGGTTAAGTGATCCTGCTAAAAATGGTTGGAATAGCCAGAAGCCCACCTGGAATTTTTGCAAGTACCTGGTGGATGAAGAAGGAAAGCTTCTACATTTCTTTAACGCGGCGGTGGATCCTCTTGATAAATTGATCACCGGATAA
- a CDS encoding ABC transporter ATP-binding protein: protein MESVISIKDLSKSFGDNTAVDQLELEVFKGDVFGFLGPNGAGKSTTIRMLLTLIEPDAGTIKIFNSDLKTERKNILRRIGCIVEKPDFYTFLSAAKNLEVLSMYNGIAISKNKIEEMLDFVGLHGRGKDKVSGYSHGMKQRLGLAQALLHDPELIILDEPTTGLDPQGIIDIRELILHLSKDKGKTIFLSSHILNELELISNRIAILNKGKLVVQGDMKELLNDRKRIVQITTDRPIDAYALLMNSPFKEDATGYSDTGVQLSLLIHQIPAIIEFLVQSNFSVYGVESRRQLEDLFLKLTESAEKMNVKG from the coding sequence ATGGAAAGTGTTATCAGTATAAAAGATCTTTCCAAATCATTTGGAGATAATACAGCGGTTGATCAGCTCGAGCTGGAGGTGTTTAAAGGAGATGTTTTTGGTTTTTTAGGACCGAATGGGGCCGGAAAGAGTACTACTATACGGATGTTATTGACCCTTATTGAACCGGATGCGGGGACCATTAAAATTTTCAATAGCGATTTAAAAACGGAGAGAAAGAATATACTGAGAAGAATTGGTTGTATAGTTGAAAAACCTGATTTCTATACCTTCTTAAGTGCTGCTAAAAATCTGGAAGTCTTGTCGATGTATAACGGTATCGCCATTTCTAAAAATAAAATTGAGGAGATGCTTGATTTTGTAGGTCTCCATGGGCGAGGGAAGGATAAGGTGAGCGGCTATTCGCATGGGATGAAGCAACGGCTCGGACTGGCTCAGGCATTGTTGCATGACCCGGAGCTAATCATTTTAGATGAACCCACCACCGGACTCGACCCACAGGGAATAATTGATATCCGCGAATTAATCCTGCATTTAAGCAAGGATAAAGGGAAAACCATTTTTCTCTCTTCACATATCTTGAATGAACTGGAACTTATTTCAAACCGTATCGCCATTCTTAACAAAGGCAAGCTCGTTGTGCAGGGTGATATGAAGGAACTCCTGAACGACCGAAAGCGAATAGTTCAAATCACTACCGATCGCCCGATAGATGCCTATGCTTTATTAATGAATTCTCCCTTTAAAGAAGACGCTACCGGTTACAGTGATACAGGAGTGCAGTTAAGCTTATTGATACATCAAATCCCGGCCATTATCGAATTCCTTGTCCAAAGCAATTTTTCAGTATACGGTGTAGAATCCCGCCGCCAACTCGAAGATTTATTTCTTAAGCTGACAGAAAGTGCAGAGAAGATGAATGTGAAGGGGTGA